One Thalassotalea hakodatensis DNA segment encodes these proteins:
- the truD gene encoding tRNA pseudouridine(13) synthase TruD: MSNNLMSQWRYLFGKPEITGDLRTQREDFKVFETLPFLPSGEGEHLLIHLRKTGLNTTFVAKQLASFFNVKESLVTYAGLKDRFAVTEQWFGVHLPGKAIDNLDELVINGVEILSFQRHNKKLRIGALSGNHFEITLRNISDIVKLQQRWQAINHFGVPNYFGEQRFGIDGENVNKARELFSGKKVKNKKMRGIYLSAARSFIFNHLVSSRIEHEQFDHLQVGDALMLSGTQSVFKVDEVTPDLKQRLAQGDVDLTAAMWGKGELFSVATIAAQEQKIAALHEDLCHGLIKHGLKQERRRIRLMPRDCHIQVDTEKKHAVLTFSLDAGCFATSVLRELLCYQDLTVR; the protein is encoded by the coding sequence ATGAGCAATAATTTGATGAGCCAATGGCGATACCTTTTTGGCAAACCAGAAATAACAGGTGATTTACGTACACAGCGTGAAGACTTTAAAGTTTTCGAAACATTACCTTTTTTACCCTCAGGTGAAGGCGAGCATTTACTTATTCATCTTAGAAAAACAGGGCTCAATACCACGTTTGTTGCCAAACAGCTTGCGAGCTTCTTTAACGTTAAGGAAAGCTTAGTCACTTATGCTGGATTAAAAGATCGATTTGCAGTGACTGAGCAATGGTTTGGTGTACACCTACCTGGTAAAGCAATAGACAACCTTGATGAATTGGTGATTAATGGCGTAGAGATATTATCGTTTCAGCGTCATAATAAAAAGCTACGTATAGGGGCACTGAGTGGTAATCATTTTGAAATAACGTTGAGAAATATCAGCGATATTGTTAAGTTGCAGCAGCGTTGGCAGGCGATAAATCATTTTGGTGTGCCAAATTATTTTGGTGAGCAACGCTTTGGCATTGACGGTGAAAACGTCAATAAAGCGCGTGAACTGTTCTCTGGAAAGAAAGTGAAAAATAAAAAAATGCGGGGGATATATTTATCAGCTGCACGTTCATTTATTTTTAATCACCTTGTTTCATCGCGTATAGAACATGAGCAGTTCGATCACCTACAAGTTGGTGATGCGTTAATGTTGTCGGGCACACAATCAGTGTTTAAGGTTGATGAAGTTACCCCCGATCTTAAGCAACGTTTAGCTCAAGGTGATGTTGACCTAACTGCGGCAATGTGGGGAAAGGGTGAATTATTTAGTGTTGCAACAATAGCAGCACAGGAACAAAAAATAGCGGCGTTACATGAAGATTTATGCCATGGCTTAATAAAGCATGGCTTAAAACAAGAGCGTCGACGAATCAGGTTAATGCCACGTGATTGCCATATTCAAGTGGACACTGAGAAAAAACACGCAGTACTTACTTTTTCGCTTGATGCAGGATGCTTTGCTACTTCAGTATTACGTGAACTTTTGTGTTACCAAGATTTAACCGTTAGATAG
- the ispF gene encoding 2-C-methyl-D-erythritol 2,4-cyclodiphosphate synthase has translation MRIGHGFDVHKFGGKGPIVMAGVKIPYHQGFLAHSDGDVAIHALCDAILGALCLADIGNHFPDTDNQYENIDSRILLRHVVGLMNEHGFKLGNADITIVAQAPKMAPHLTDMREILSIDMNCAINQVNVKATTTEKLGFVGEEHGIAVHAVVLLVSNEQ, from the coding sequence ATGCGAATAGGACATGGCTTTGATGTACACAAATTTGGTGGTAAAGGGCCTATTGTGATGGCTGGGGTGAAAATTCCTTATCATCAGGGCTTTCTTGCTCATTCTGATGGAGATGTTGCTATACATGCCCTTTGTGATGCGATATTAGGTGCGTTGTGCTTAGCTGATATTGGTAACCACTTTCCAGACACTGACAATCAATATGAAAACATTGATAGCAGAATTTTATTACGTCACGTAGTAGGCTTAATGAATGAGCATGGCTTTAAATTAGGTAATGCAGATATCACAATTGTAGCGCAAGCACCGAAAATGGCGCCTCACTTAACCGATATGCGCGAAATTCTATCCATTGATATGAACTGTGCTATCAATCAAGTTAATGTCAAGGCAACCACGACCGAGAAACTTGGTTTTGTTGGAGAAGAACATGGTATTGCTGTTCATGCTGTCGTGTTATTGGTGTCTAATGAGCAATAA
- the ispD gene encoding 2-C-methyl-D-erythritol 4-phosphate cytidylyltransferase translates to MPKIPKIVAVIPAAGVGKRMQTNCPKQYLSIANKTILQHTVDKLASHPSIISIVISVSKSDQYFASTRLAEHPKVRVANGGKERVDSVLNGLCAIEDQTVDWVIVHDAARPCITHQDIDLLIEQCLLQQTGGLLAIPVRDTMKRSYVEDKTAFVKKTVAREHLWHALTPQMYPAKLLKNAIEQALIDGETVTDEASAIELAGESSLLVQGRADNIKITQPDDLAMAEFILLKQQDYSCE, encoded by the coding sequence ATGCCTAAAATTCCTAAAATTGTTGCTGTGATTCCTGCAGCTGGTGTTGGTAAGCGCATGCAAACTAATTGTCCTAAGCAGTATTTATCGATAGCTAATAAGACCATTTTACAACATACCGTAGACAAGCTTGCTAGCCATCCTAGTATCATATCAATTGTTATCTCGGTGAGTAAGTCCGATCAATACTTTGCTTCAACACGATTAGCAGAACACCCAAAAGTAAGAGTTGCTAATGGTGGCAAAGAGCGAGTTGATTCTGTACTGAATGGGCTATGTGCCATTGAAGATCAAACCGTTGACTGGGTTATTGTACATGACGCTGCTAGACCTTGTATCACACATCAAGACATTGATCTGCTGATTGAACAATGTCTTTTACAGCAAACGGGTGGGCTATTAGCAATACCTGTTAGAGACACGATGAAAAGAAGCTATGTTGAAGACAAAACCGCTTTCGTTAAAAAAACGGTAGCACGCGAACATTTATGGCATGCATTAACGCCGCAAATGTATCCTGCAAAGTTATTAAAAAATGCCATTGAACAAGCGCTCATCGACGGTGAAACCGTCACAGACGAAGCATCAGCGATTGAACTGGCCGGCGAATCGAGTTTATTAGTACAAGGAAGAGCGGATAATATTAAAATTACTCAACCGGATGACCTAGCAATGGCAGAATTTATTTTATTAAAACAACAGGACTACTCATGCGAATAG
- the ftsB gene encoding cell division protein FtsB has translation MRFISGILLIFLIMLQYRLWLGKNSVPDYLALEDEIARQQADNDKLRKRNKLLYADTDDLKSGVEAIEERARNELGMIKQDETFFRIITNKPNKG, from the coding sequence ATGCGTTTTATCTCAGGCATTTTGCTTATATTTTTAATTATGCTGCAATATCGACTTTGGCTCGGTAAAAACAGTGTGCCTGATTACCTTGCTCTAGAAGATGAAATTGCCAGACAACAAGCTGATAATGATAAATTAAGAAAGCGTAATAAACTGCTTTATGCTGATACCGATGATTTAAAGTCGGGTGTTGAAGCCATAGAAGAACGTGCACGAAACGAACTAGGCATGATAAAGCAAGATGAAACGTTTTTTCGCATTATTACTAACAAACCCAATAAAGGCTAG